A window of the Candida orthopsilosis Co 90-125, chromosome 1 draft sequence genome harbors these coding sequences:
- a CDS encoding Ino2 transcriptional activator (likely regulates genes involved in phosphatidylcholine and phosphatidylinositol biosynthesis), whose protein sequence is MNQSSLQTNSTPSSMMMMSSQLDADAAANSNGFDNFLDIFSTDMDFEQAYSMYNTLQQKSAIGTFEELNKVQMLNSQYTTNLPTPPPHPQHQQQHYSSVSSDLPQDEFADSRQQILNGGHQYIQEQPKQQQQPQQQIEQQQLEQQQLEQQQLEQQQHQHQHQHQHQQQHQQEEENDDFDHFFTNTESNALERFLDSLTNPKATADPLQFYQNSRSPKSNNNNNMEFDFNFEMRTMNIPPFTKQSQKPAQQQPQQQSQSQQQFQNYQAPQLHQPQPFYPTDTNFHASSSSPMTMSTTHSNVMQAHFQQQPHSQPQHHQQQQLQDHVALKNELAEAFSVPAKSPFSSPPLEKQVKEAKQAELKATRKSQTKSTKSSKKDTKTEIKQESMSLTSSSNSQLITPPTSGDESRKRQGIEEDEEEEEYDSDDNTNSTTSSSPKRQLKKRRRSTNKPLLSIEQKRLNHSHSEQKRRQLCKQAYQRCLEQIIDLDAFAKLPELNEAERKTKRARVNKEGLPNLSKHGALMRISNEMTLIKQLNDGLKKLLEG, encoded by the coding sequence ATGAACCAATCTTCACTACAAACAAATAGCACACCactgctgatgatgatgatgtctTCACAACTAGATGCAGATGCGGCAGCTAACAGCAACGGATTTGACAACTTTTTGgatattttttcaactgatATGGATTTTGAACAAGCTTATTCAATGTATAATACATTACAACAAAAATCAGCAATTGGTACGtttgaagagttgaatAAAGtgcaaatgttgaattCGCAATATACTACTAATTTACCTACTCCACCACCACATCCACAacatcagcaacagcatTACTCTAGTGTGTCATCTGACTTACCCCAGGATGAATTTGCTGATTCTAGGCAACAGATACTAAATGGAGGACATCAATACATTCAAgaacaaccaaaacaacaacaacagccgCAGCAGCAAAtagaacaacaacaactagaacaacaacaactagaacaacaacaactagaacaacaacaacatcaacatcaacatcaacatcaacatcaacaacaacatcaacaagagGAAGAAAATGACGATTTTGATCATTTCTTCACCAATACTGAGTCAAATGCTCTTGAAAGATTTTTGGATAGTTTAACTAACCCAAAAGCAACTGCTGATCCATtacaattttatcaaaatagTCGATCACCAAAGagtaacaataacaacaatatggaatttgattttaacTTTGAAATGCGTACAATGAATATACCTCCATTTACGaaacaaagtcaaaaaccagcacaacaacaaccgcaacaacaactgcaactgcaacaacaatttcaaaattatcaagCACCACAATTgcatcaaccacaacctTTTTATCCAACAGATACCAATTTCCATGCATCATCGTCTTCACCAATGACCATGTCTACGACTCATTCAAACGTCATGCAGGCAcactttcaacaacaaccacattcacaaccacaacaccaccaacagcaacaattgcaGGACCATGTTGCTCTTAAGAATGAACTAGCTGAAGCTTTCTCAGTGCCAGCAAAATCACCATTTTCTTCACCACCGCTTGAAAAACAAGTTAAAGAAGCAAAACAAGCGGAGCTTAAAGCTACAAGAAAGAGCCAAACAAAGCTGACCAAACTGTCAAAGAAGGATACCAAGACGGAGATAAAACAAGAAAGTATGTCGTTAACTTCCTCATCAAATTCACAGTTAATAACTCCACCTACATCAGGCGACGAAAGCAGGAAAAGACAAGGCATagaagaagacgaagaggaagaagaatacGACTCCGACGATAACACCAACTCCACAACCTCCTCCTCCCCCAAAAGACAACTCAAAAAACGTAGACGTTCAACCAACAAACCCCTCCTATCAATCGAACAAAAACGATTAAACCATTCCCATTCAGAACAAAAACGTCGTCAATTGTGTAAACAAGCATACCAACGATGTCTTGAACAGattattgatttggatgcATTTGCTAAATTACCCGAATTAAATGAAGCTGAACGTAAAACTAAAAGAGCCAGAGTTAATAAAGAAGGATTACCTAACTTATCTAAACATGGCGCTTTAATGAGGATTAGTAATGAGATGACTTTGATTAAACAGTTGAATGATggattgaagaagttgttggaGGGATAA
- a CDS encoding Cda2 chitin deacetylase: MKLGHFIIFVFTLSSSFVYCSEYSKRLSAKISSVISPRFYNNNNGGSAGGSSSSKVFDNYVYGQTPDFHVQQQQQQSNNDRAQAQAQAAHVIPPAPVPKQYELPPSPMIYPPKLPFPQWLTDFTGLHEWPGLDPPYIPLDFIDFNKIVPVPLHPQASCSAMTLRSPASCSFDCFNCVEFDDVYTCPKLSQTFDDGPSPYTSKLLDALAKSQTQTTFFTLGVNIVRFPEIYQSASSAGHIMGSHTWSHKFLPALSNQDIIAQIEWSIWSMNATGFHLPKWFRPPYGGIDNRVRSILRQFGMQAVLWNFDTFDWRMLDHSNMRNEQDVYNDVKNFKQQRKGGGVSGGGGSGGLILEHDAIQRTVDVGIEILENVVGGGKDHQLTVPKCVGGIDYIKSFPKEGS; this comes from the coding sequence ATGAAGTTGGGccacttcatcatcttcgtcTTTACATTATCCTCATCATTCGTCTATTGTTCAGAATATTCTAAAAGGTTGAGTGCCAAAATATCATCAGTCATCTCACCAAGGTTctacaataacaacaatggtGGCTCTGCTGGTGGTTCTTCCAGTAGTAAAGTGTTTGATAATTATGTTTATGGACAAACACCCGATTTTCatgttcaacaacaacaacaacaactgaaTAATGATCGAGCCCAAGCGCAAGCTCAAGCAGCCCATGTGATTCCTCCCGCCCCTGTTCCCAAACAATATGAACTTCCACCATCACCCATGATTTACCCTCCTAAATTACCATTTCCTCAATGGTTGACTGATTTTACGGGATTACATGAATGGCCAGGATTAGATCCGCCATATATCCCCTTGGacttcattgatttcaacaagattgTCCCTGTTCCACTCCATCCACAAGCTAGTTGTTCAGCAATGACATTGCGATCACCGGCATCATGCTCatttgattgtttcaattgtgttGAGTTTGATGATGTGTATACATGTCCTAAGTTATCTCaaacttttgatgatggaCCTAGCCCATACACTTCTAAACTTCTTGATGCATTAGCCAAATCACAAACCCAAACTACTTTTTTCACATTGGGAGTCAATATTGTTCGATTTCCCGAGATTTACCAATCTGCTAGCTCTGCTGGCCATATAATGGGATCACATACATGGTCACACAAGTTTCTTCCAGCATTGTCGAATCAAGATATAATTGCTCAAATTGAATGGCTGATTTGGAGTATGAATGCAACGGGGTTCCATTTACCTAAATGGTTTAGACCCCCCTATGGTGGCATAGATAATCGAGTGAGATCTATTCTAAGACAATTTGGTATGCAGGCGGTATTGTGGAATTTTGATACTTTTGATTGGAGGATGCTTGACCATTCAAATATGAGGAATGAGCAGGATGTTTATAATGATGTGAAGAACTTCAagcaacaaagaaaaggagGAGGAGtaagtggtggtggtggttcAGGGGGGTTAATTTTGGAACATGATGCGATTCAACGTACTGTTGATGTTGGGATTGAGATATTGGAGAATGtagttggtggtggtaaagatcatcaattgacaGTACCGAAATGCGTTGGAGGAATTGACTATATAAAATCCTTTCCAAAAGAGGGGAGTTAG